A portion of the uncultured Bacteroides sp. genome contains these proteins:
- a CDS encoding XRE family transcriptional regulator, translating to MDEQIKQIAERLRGLREVLELTVEDIARDCELSAKEYKQAESGEYDISISMLQKVARKYNIALDALMFGEEPKMNSYFVTRAGTGTSIERTKAYKYQSLAAGFINRSADPFIVTVEPKDENEPIQHNSHNGQEFNLVLEGSMMICIASKKLILNEGDSIYFNSKLPHGMKALNGKMVRFLAVIM from the coding sequence ATGGATGAACAGATAAAGCAAATTGCAGAGCGCCTGCGCGGTCTGCGAGAAGTACTCGAACTAACGGTTGAAGATATTGCCCGCGATTGCGAACTATCAGCCAAAGAGTACAAACAAGCCGAGAGCGGTGAGTACGACATCTCAATCAGCATGCTGCAAAAAGTGGCTCGTAAGTATAACATTGCCTTAGATGCACTCATGTTTGGTGAAGAACCAAAAATGAACTCTTACTTTGTCACACGAGCAGGAACAGGCACATCGATTGAGCGCACGAAGGCATACAAATATCAATCTCTGGCAGCTGGATTCATTAATCGTTCTGCCGATCCTTTCATTGTAACCGTAGAGCCTAAGGATGAAAACGAACCTATACAACACAACAGCCACAACGGGCAAGAGTTTAATTTAGTACTTGAAGGTAGCATGATGATATGTATAGCTAGCAAAAAGTTGATTTTAAATGAAGGAGATAGTATTTACTTTAACTCTAAACTGCCTCATGGTATGAAAGCACTCAACGGCAAAATGGTCCGTTTTCTTGCTGTTATCATGTAA
- the proC gene encoding pyrroline-5-carboxylate reductase → MKVAIIGAGNMGGAIARGLAQGQLIKATDITVANPTNGKLDALKVFNKEIQVTNSNQTAVDSADLVILAVKPWLMKEVIGNLSLKPEKQLIASVASGIPFSEYEQWISSSATIFRLMPNTAISQLQSMTLIASHNASPQQEALILNLFNEMGLAMLIPEKQMAASTALASCGIAYVLKYIQAGMQAGVEMGIYPKDAMKMVAQSVKGAAELILANDTHPSIEIDKVTTPGGITIKGINELEHAGFSSAIIRAMKASSN, encoded by the coding sequence ATGAAAGTTGCAATTATCGGAGCCGGGAACATGGGCGGTGCCATTGCCCGTGGATTGGCACAAGGACAACTCATCAAAGCTACAGACATCACTGTAGCAAACCCCACCAACGGGAAACTGGATGCTTTAAAAGTCTTCAACAAAGAAATACAAGTAACCAACAGCAACCAGACAGCAGTAGATAGCGCTGATCTGGTTATTCTGGCTGTAAAACCCTGGCTAATGAAAGAGGTGATCGGCAATCTATCTCTTAAGCCTGAGAAGCAACTTATCGCTTCCGTTGCTTCGGGTATTCCTTTCTCCGAATATGAACAATGGATCAGTTCTTCGGCTACCATTTTTCGCTTAATGCCCAACACTGCTATCTCGCAATTGCAAAGCATGACGCTGATAGCCTCACACAATGCTTCACCTCAACAAGAAGCACTTATATTGAACCTCTTCAATGAGATGGGATTGGCTATGCTCATTCCCGAAAAACAAATGGCTGCCTCCACAGCTCTCGCTTCTTGTGGCATTGCCTACGTACTGAAATATATTCAGGCGGGCATGCAAGCAGGTGTGGAAATGGGTATCTACCCCAAAGATGCCATGAAGATGGTGGCACAGTCGGTGAAAGGAGCAGCGGAACTCATTCTGGCTAACGACACGCACCCCAGCATCGAGATAGACAAAGTTACCACTCCCGGCGGAATCACCATCAAAGGAATCAATGAACTGGAACATGCCGGATTCTCTTCTGCCATCATTCGTGCCATGAAAGCAAGCTCAAACTAA
- a CDS encoding aminotransferase class III-fold pyridoxal phosphate-dependent enzyme translates to MKLFDVYPLFDINIVKGKGCQVWDENGTEYLDLYGGHAVISIGHSHPHYVEMISEQVSKLGFYSNSVINKLQQQVATRLGVISGYDDYSLFLINTGAEANENALKLASFHNGRTRVISFSKSFHGRTSLAVEATDNPKIIAPINANGHTTYLPLNDIEAVKMELSKGDVCAVIIEGIQGVGGIKLPTDDFFKELREVCTATKTVLILDEIQSGYGRSGKFFAHQYAGIKADIITVAKGIGNGFPMAGVLISPIFKAVYGMLGTTFGGNHLACAAALAVMDTMEKEHLVENAARVGAYLIEKLSSYSQIKEVRGRGLIIGMEFEEPIKELRNKLLFEQKVFTGVSGTNVIRLLPPLCLSMEEANIFLERFEKVLKQQS, encoded by the coding sequence ATGAAATTATTCGACGTTTATCCACTTTTTGATATCAATATAGTAAAAGGTAAAGGATGTCAAGTATGGGACGAGAATGGAACAGAGTATCTCGATCTATATGGCGGACATGCTGTCATCTCCATTGGACACAGTCACCCTCACTATGTAGAGATGATAAGTGAACAAGTCAGCAAGTTGGGCTTTTATTCAAATTCGGTAATCAACAAGCTGCAACAACAGGTCGCAACCCGATTGGGTGTGATCTCAGGATATGATGATTATTCATTGTTCCTTATTAACACCGGTGCCGAAGCCAATGAAAATGCACTAAAACTGGCATCATTTCACAATGGACGCACCCGCGTTATTTCTTTTTCTAAATCATTTCACGGCCGTACATCGCTAGCTGTAGAAGCAACAGATAATCCTAAGATTATTGCCCCGATCAATGCAAACGGACACACTACTTACTTGCCTTTGAACGACATAGAAGCAGTAAAAATGGAATTGTCCAAAGGAGATGTTTGCGCCGTTATCATTGAAGGCATACAGGGAGTTGGTGGTATTAAATTACCGACTGACGATTTCTTCAAAGAGCTTCGTGAAGTATGTACTGCGACTAAAACAGTGCTTATTCTGGATGAAATACAAAGCGGATACGGCCGTAGTGGCAAGTTCTTCGCCCACCAATATGCTGGCATCAAAGCAGACATTATCACCGTCGCTAAAGGCATTGGCAATGGTTTCCCAATGGCAGGCGTACTCATATCGCCCATATTTAAAGCCGTATATGGAATGCTAGGCACCACCTTTGGTGGTAATCATTTAGCCTGTGCAGCAGCTTTGGCAGTAATGGACACCATGGAGAAAGAACATTTGGTGGAGAACGCCGCTCGTGTAGGTGCATATTTGATCGAGAAGTTGAGCTCCTACTCACAAATAAAAGAAGTGCGTGGTCGCGGATTAATAATTGGGATGGAATTTGAAGAACCTATCAAAGAACTTCGCAACAAATTGCTCTTTGAACAGAAAGTATTTACAGGAGTAAGCGGAACAAACGTTATCCGCCTATTGCCCCCACTTTGCCTAAGCATGGAAGAAGCAAACATCTTCTTAGAGCGATTTGAAAAAGTTTTAAAACAACAATCATAA
- the argC gene encoding N-acetyl-gamma-glutamyl-phosphate reductase, with the protein MIKAGIIGGAGYTAGELIRLLINHPEAEIVFINSSSNAGNKITDVHEGLYGECDLTFTDALPLDEIDVLFFCTAHGDTRKFMESHNVPQELKIIDLSMDYRIESDEHDFLYGLPELNRRAICKAKHVANPGCFATCIELGLLPLAKHLMLNEDVTVNAITGSTGAGVKPGATNHFSWRNNNMSIYKAFDHQHVPEIKQSLKKLQNSFDAEIDFIPYRGDFPRGIFATLVVKTKVELSEIVRMYEEYYEEDSFVHIIEKNIDLKQVINTNKCLIHLEKHGDKLLIISCIDNLLKGASGQAVHNMNLMFNLEETVGLRLKPSAF; encoded by the coding sequence ATGATTAAAGCAGGAATTATCGGCGGAGCAGGCTATACGGCCGGAGAACTTATTCGCTTACTGATTAACCATCCCGAAGCAGAGATTGTTTTTATCAATAGCAGTAGCAACGCCGGCAACAAAATCACAGACGTGCACGAGGGACTATACGGAGAATGTGATCTGACATTCACCGATGCGTTGCCACTAGATGAAATTGATGTGCTCTTCTTCTGCACCGCACATGGTGATACCCGCAAGTTCATGGAAAGCCACAATGTGCCTCAAGAGCTCAAAATCATAGATCTTTCGATGGATTATCGCATCGAAAGTGACGAACACGATTTCCTTTACGGGTTGCCCGAACTAAATCGACGTGCTATCTGCAAAGCAAAACACGTAGCCAATCCCGGATGTTTTGCCACATGCATCGAACTAGGTTTGCTACCGCTAGCCAAACACCTAATGCTTAATGAAGATGTGACGGTAAACGCCATTACAGGAAGTACAGGTGCGGGAGTAAAGCCGGGAGCAACCAACCATTTCAGCTGGCGAAACAATAATATGAGTATCTACAAAGCGTTCGACCATCAGCATGTGCCCGAAATTAAGCAATCATTAAAGAAACTTCAAAATAGCTTCGATGCAGAAATTGATTTCATCCCTTATCGAGGTGACTTCCCACGGGGTATTTTTGCTACATTGGTAGTGAAGACCAAGGTGGAGTTAAGCGAGATCGTTCGCATGTACGAGGAGTATTATGAAGAGGATTCATTCGTGCACATTATAGAAAAGAACATCGATTTAAAGCAAGTAATAAACACCAATAAATGTCTCATTCATTTAGAGAAGCATGGGGACAAACTCCTCATCATCTCCTGCATAGACAACTTGCTAAAAGGTGCGTCGGGGCAAGCAGTGCACAATATGAACCTGATGTTCAACCTGGAAGAGACAGTAGGACTTCGATTGAAACCTTCTGCGTTCTAA
- a CDS encoding argininosuccinate synthase domain-containing protein translates to MKKKVVLAFSGGLDTSFCAMYLSQEKEYEVYTAIANTGGFSAEELKAIEEKAYKLGAVKHATIDVTQDYYNKSIKYMVFGNVLRNGTYPISVSSERIFQAIAIANYAREIGADAIAHGSTGAGNDQIRFDLTFDVLAPGIEIITPTRDMILTREYEINYLREHGYVADFVKMEYSINKGLWGTSIGGKETLHSEQTLPEEAYPSQVTEKGTETLKIEFKEGEIYAVNGEVFADKVKAINKVEEIGSKYAIGRDMHIGDTIIGIKGRVGFEAAAPILIINAHKMLEKHTLSKWQQYWKDQVGTWYGMFLHEAQYLEPVMRDIEAMLLSSQQNVNGTVSIVLRPYSYTLVGVESAYDLVKTELGEYGEIQKGWTAEDAKGFTKILSTPLRVYYANQKKNGKEL, encoded by the coding sequence ATGAAAAAGAAAGTTGTTTTAGCATTTAGCGGTGGATTGGATACCTCGTTTTGTGCCATGTACTTATCACAAGAGAAAGAATACGAAGTATACACTGCCATAGCAAACACAGGAGGTTTCAGTGCTGAAGAGCTGAAGGCGATTGAAGAGAAAGCATACAAACTGGGAGCAGTAAAACATGCCACGATAGACGTTACTCAGGATTACTACAACAAGAGTATCAAATATATGGTCTTTGGCAATGTACTGCGCAATGGCACTTACCCTATATCGGTTAGTTCTGAGCGTATATTTCAAGCCATTGCTATCGCTAACTACGCACGTGAAATAGGTGCCGATGCAATTGCACACGGTAGTACGGGCGCCGGCAACGACCAAATTCGTTTCGACCTCACTTTTGACGTACTTGCTCCAGGCATTGAAATCATTACTCCAACACGTGATATGATCCTCACTCGTGAATATGAGATAAACTATCTGCGCGAGCATGGCTATGTAGCTGATTTTGTGAAGATGGAATACTCCATTAATAAAGGACTTTGGGGTACCAGTATAGGTGGAAAAGAGACATTGCACAGCGAACAAACATTGCCCGAAGAAGCTTATCCCAGTCAGGTAACTGAAAAAGGGACTGAAACGCTGAAGATCGAATTTAAAGAAGGAGAGATCTATGCGGTGAATGGCGAAGTGTTTGCAGATAAAGTCAAGGCCATCAATAAAGTAGAAGAGATTGGTAGTAAATATGCCATTGGTCGTGATATGCACATCGGTGACACCATCATTGGTATTAAAGGTAGAGTCGGATTTGAGGCTGCAGCACCAATTCTTATTATCAATGCGCACAAAATGTTAGAGAAGCACACTCTCAGCAAGTGGCAACAGTACTGGAAAGATCAAGTGGGTACGTGGTACGGAATGTTTCTACACGAAGCACAGTATTTGGAACCTGTGATGCGTGACATTGAGGCTATGCTACTTAGCTCTCAACAAAACGTAAATGGTACTGTGAGCATTGTCCTTCGTCCATACAGCTACACCTTAGTAGGAGTGGAATCGGCTTACGACCTAGTAAAAACTGAATTAGGAGAATATGGAGAAATCCAGAAAGGCTGGACTGCAGAGGATGCTAAAGGGTTCACCAAGATACTTTCTACGCCTTTGCGTGTATACTATGCTAATCAAAAGAAAAACGGAAAAGAATTATAA
- a CDS encoding GNAT family N-acetyltransferase, translating into MDTQIDVMVADASHEVYVDTILETISAAAKVRGTGIAKRTHEYVAQKMREGKAIIALNGEEFAGFCYIESWGNKQYVANSGLIVVEKFRSQGLAKRIKKAAFELSRLRWPNAKLFGLTSGGAVMKINTELGYVPVPFSELTTDDAFWKGCEGCCNHDVLERTERKYCICTAMLYDPTKQHKAEGQEEKPEK; encoded by the coding sequence ATGGACACTCAAATAGATGTAATGGTAGCCGACGCCTCGCACGAGGTTTATGTTGACACTATATTAGAAACAATCTCTGCCGCAGCCAAGGTAAGAGGCACAGGCATTGCAAAGCGTACACACGAATATGTGGCGCAAAAGATGAGAGAAGGGAAAGCCATCATTGCACTCAACGGTGAAGAATTTGCAGGATTCTGCTACATCGAATCGTGGGGTAACAAACAGTATGTGGCTAACTCAGGACTCATAGTGGTGGAAAAATTTCGTAGCCAAGGATTGGCTAAACGAATAAAGAAAGCAGCTTTCGAGCTTTCTCGATTGCGATGGCCAAATGCGAAATTGTTTGGTCTCACAAGCGGAGGAGCGGTGATGAAAATAAATACAGAGCTCGGATACGTTCCTGTTCCATTTTCGGAATTGACAACAGATGACGCTTTTTGGAAAGGATGTGAAGGATGCTGCAACCATGATGTGCTGGAACGTACAGAAAGGAAATATTGCATCTGCACTGCAATGCTTTACGACCCTACAAAGCAGCATAAAGCAGAAGGGCAAGAAGAAAAACCGGAAAAGTAG
- a CDS encoding arginine repressor, with the protein MKKKANRLDAIKMIISSKEIGSQEELLQELSKEKFKLTQATLSRDLKQLKVAKAASMNGKYVYVLPNNTMYKRANDQSTSEMLMNNGFVSLQFSGNIAVIKTRPGYASSMAYDIDNHEFSDLLGTIAGDDTIMLVLREGAQQTMVRNFLALIIPNI; encoded by the coding sequence ATGAAGAAAAAAGCGAACCGATTAGATGCCATCAAAATGATTATCTCCAGCAAGGAGATTGGCTCTCAGGAAGAACTATTACAGGAACTGAGTAAAGAGAAGTTTAAGCTGACTCAGGCTACTCTCTCGCGCGACCTTAAACAGCTCAAAGTAGCAAAGGCTGCCAGCATGAATGGTAAATATGTCTATGTTTTGCCCAACAACACTATGTACAAACGGGCAAATGACCAAAGTACCAGCGAGATGTTAATGAATAACGGGTTTGTATCTCTGCAATTTTCGGGAAACATTGCTGTGATTAAAACACGTCCCGGATATGCCAGCAGCATGGCATATGACATTGACAATCATGAATTCAGTGACTTGCTAGGCACCATAGCCGGAGATGACACAATCATGCTTGTTCTTCGTGAAGGAGCGCAACAAACGATGGTACGCAACTTCTTAGCTTTAATTATTCCAAACATATAA
- a CDS encoding glycoside hydrolase family 88 protein, whose product MKKLFGYFSFLFLIISSLSLEAKVTLPAIFSDNMVLQQNTSVNIWGKAKAGERVSVSVSWDKKVYSVVTPASGKWMLKLKTPLAAENQTLTVKGENTLIIHNLLIGEVWLCTGQSNMEFPVAKDPKVKWKTGMLTEAKELEDADYPQIRLFHVEHQLGHNGEIDDCVGRWLVCNSENVRDFSAVGFVFGRKLYKELHQPVGLIQSTWGGTHAESWTKMAVMKTNPLYADVLQEFAKEKVTQAKNDCKVPATLWNGMIYPILPYTIKGNIWYQGESNSIRFEKYQEVFTNLIASWRKEWGQLDMPFYFVQIAPQYKQPAGIREAQLKTWQSVKNTGMVVITDAGDSTDIHPRNKLITGERLAAWALAKQYNKSMPYSGPVYKSLIVKNGKAILSFDYAEDGLATNDNQLVKGFFIAGKDERFYPAQAAIVDNNKVEVSAPEVLEPVAVRYGYGNFFRVNLCNKAGLPATPFRTDAFAPDTYSRRFADSEMRRFPEAWQLDHGTKPFFGYAQGVGCCAMLGVWKQTGDKRYFDYVEKWADSLINDKGEIELYHVETYNIDYINSGKVLFDLYRQTGKAKYKLAMDVLIKQMKNHPRTLEGGYWHKLTYQHQIWLDGLYMASPFLAHYGAEFGKPEWIDEAVKQFTICQKHTYDAKTGLYHHAWDESKSQRWADPETGHSPNFWGRSIGWWFMALVDALDYIPQNHPGHASMVTWIQGLADTLPKYQDKNGLWYQVLDQPTRQGNFPEASVTTQFMYAYAKAVNKGYLDKKYRVYAEKAFKGLQDKLLVENADGTLTLTRCCQVGGLGGNPYRDGSFEYYVGEKMRDNDAKATGPFIMGCIELGK is encoded by the coding sequence ATGAAAAAACTGTTTGGATACTTCTCTTTTCTTTTTCTGATAATCTCTTCACTTTCTTTGGAGGCGAAAGTAACTCTTCCTGCAATCTTTTCGGATAATATGGTGTTGCAGCAGAATACATCGGTAAATATATGGGGAAAAGCCAAAGCTGGAGAAAGAGTTTCTGTATCTGTGTCTTGGGATAAAAAGGTCTATAGTGTTGTTACACCCGCTAGCGGCAAATGGATGTTGAAGTTGAAAACTCCTTTAGCGGCAGAAAATCAAACGTTGACAGTAAAGGGAGAGAATACCCTTATTATTCACAACCTATTAATCGGTGAAGTATGGCTTTGCACGGGACAATCGAATATGGAATTTCCTGTAGCTAAAGATCCGAAAGTAAAATGGAAGACAGGGATGCTTACTGAAGCAAAAGAGTTAGAAGATGCTGACTATCCACAGATACGTCTTTTTCATGTAGAACATCAGTTGGGGCATAATGGTGAGATAGATGATTGTGTAGGTCGTTGGCTGGTTTGCAATTCGGAAAATGTGAGAGACTTCTCTGCCGTAGGATTTGTTTTTGGTCGTAAATTATATAAAGAACTGCACCAGCCTGTGGGACTTATTCAATCAACATGGGGCGGAACTCATGCTGAATCATGGACAAAGATGGCAGTGATGAAAACGAATCCTCTTTATGCTGATGTGCTTCAAGAGTTTGCTAAAGAAAAAGTGACGCAAGCAAAAAATGATTGCAAAGTACCTGCCACTCTGTGGAACGGTATGATTTATCCAATCTTACCTTATACTATTAAAGGAAATATCTGGTATCAGGGAGAATCTAACTCTATTCGGTTTGAGAAATATCAGGAAGTTTTCACTAATCTGATAGCTAGTTGGCGAAAAGAATGGGGGCAGCTTGACATGCCTTTCTATTTTGTGCAGATAGCACCCCAATATAAACAACCGGCAGGCATTCGTGAGGCTCAACTTAAAACTTGGCAAAGCGTTAAGAATACAGGGATGGTAGTAATAACAGATGCAGGAGATTCAACAGATATACATCCTCGAAACAAACTCATTACCGGCGAGCGCTTGGCTGCATGGGCCTTGGCTAAGCAATATAATAAAAGTATGCCTTATTCAGGACCGGTATATAAAAGTCTGATAGTAAAGAACGGTAAAGCTATTTTGTCCTTTGATTATGCTGAAGATGGTTTGGCAACAAATGATAATCAACTTGTTAAAGGCTTTTTTATTGCTGGTAAAGATGAACGTTTTTATCCTGCACAGGCCGCTATTGTCGATAATAACAAGGTAGAGGTTTCTGCTCCTGAGGTGTTGGAACCTGTTGCAGTACGCTATGGCTATGGCAATTTCTTCAGAGTAAATTTATGTAATAAAGCAGGCCTACCTGCAACTCCTTTCCGAACAGATGCTTTTGCTCCTGATACTTATTCGCGTCGATTTGCCGATTCAGAGATGCGCCGTTTTCCAGAAGCATGGCAGTTGGATCATGGCACAAAACCTTTCTTTGGCTATGCTCAAGGGGTGGGCTGCTGTGCAATGCTTGGTGTGTGGAAGCAAACCGGTGATAAACGATATTTTGATTATGTGGAGAAATGGGCTGATTCACTGATCAATGATAAAGGAGAAATAGAGTTATATCATGTCGAAACATATAATATAGACTATATAAATTCAGGGAAAGTGCTTTTTGATCTTTATCGTCAAACAGGAAAAGCCAAATACAAACTGGCAATGGATGTCCTTATCAAGCAGATGAAAAATCATCCTCGTACGCTTGAAGGGGGTTATTGGCACAAGCTGACTTATCAACATCAGATATGGCTTGATGGATTATATATGGCTTCACCTTTTCTTGCACATTATGGGGCGGAATTTGGCAAGCCTGAATGGATAGACGAAGCCGTGAAGCAATTTACTATTTGTCAGAAACATACGTATGATGCAAAGACGGGACTGTATCACCACGCATGGGATGAGAGTAAAAGTCAGCGTTGGGCTGATCCGGAAACAGGACATTCACCTAATTTCTGGGGACGTAGTATAGGATGGTGGTTTATGGCATTGGTTGATGCTCTCGATTATATCCCGCAAAATCATCCGGGCCACGCATCTATGGTTACTTGGATACAAGGTTTGGCTGATACGTTGCCTAAATACCAAGACAAGAACGGATTATGGTATCAGGTACTCGACCAACCTACGCGTCAGGGCAACTTCCCTGAAGCATCTGTTACCACTCAATTTATGTATGCTTATGCAAAAGCGGTGAATAAAGGTTACCTTGACAAGAAATACCGTGTTTATGCCGAAAAAGCATTTAAAGGTTTGCAAGATAAACTGTTGGTGGAAAATGCCGATGGAACGTTGACGCTTACTCGCTGCTGTCAGGTAGGTGGTTTAGGCGGTAATCCTTATCGCGATGGCAGCTTCGAATATTATGTTGGGGAGAAAATGCGCGATAACGATGCTAAAGCTACAGGCCCGTTTATTATGGGCTGCATCGAACTCGGAAAATGA